A single window of Anaerobacillus sp. CMMVII DNA harbors:
- a CDS encoding sigma-70 family RNA polymerase sigma factor: MFTQVSNDIEKNKDVLLYQLMQKYGSELKRIAYLYVNDKEECEDIIQEVFISCYQNLDQFRNEASYKTWLIRITINKCKDYRKRWSIKNLIFKPEINPLNTSQSTEKEYIQQHNSDEIIEQIASLSGKYKEVLILYFYQEMNMKEISDVLNISINTVKSRLLRGKDALKRKLERGCKLE; the protein is encoded by the coding sequence GTGTTTACTCAAGTAAGTAATGATATAGAAAAAAATAAGGATGTCCTCTTGTATCAGTTAATGCAGAAGTATGGATCAGAGTTAAAACGGATCGCCTATTTGTATGTAAACGATAAAGAAGAATGTGAAGATATTATTCAGGAAGTTTTTATTTCTTGTTATCAAAACTTAGACCAGTTTCGGAATGAAGCTAGTTATAAGACTTGGCTTATACGAATCACCATTAACAAATGTAAAGATTATCGGAAGCGATGGAGCATTAAGAATTTAATTTTTAAACCAGAAATCAATCCATTGAATACAAGTCAATCAACCGAAAAAGAGTATATTCAGCAACACAATTCCGATGAGATAATTGAACAAATTGCTAGTCTTTCAGGAAAATACAAAGAAGTTCTCATTCTATATTTCTATCAGGAAATGAATATGAAGGAAATAAGCGATGTCCTCAATATTAGTATAAATACGGTTAAATCAAGACTGTTACGCGGAAAAGATGCTCTAAAAAGAAAACTTGAAAGGGGGTGTAAACTTGAATAA
- a CDS encoding serpin family protein: protein MIKMILLLIISSLLVSCGQINSELKPTLSFTNEDVHNEVVTNTNEFAFQLLKSLKERDESILISPFSISLALAMTVNGADGDTKTAMIEAMQQTSVPLEEINQSFQALMNIMTNADPKVQLSIANSLWGREDKNFYEDFVATNKDFYDAKLTLLDFQAADAVETINKWVNQETSGKIEKIIEDPIDHDTVLFLVNAIYFKGDWKLPFSKNRTVDKPFFTKDGKQQTVKMMSNEGAFQYFDKNGLQGIRLPYGDGRFAMDLFLPTQSMDQFLENTTKDEWLKWMTSFQTMNGYLEMPRFSLEYENSLVEVLKTFGMEVAFDEHKANLSKIAPVPPNLYISEVLHKTFIDVNEEGAEAAAVTSVEVKEESAPMYDFYMEVNRPFLYVIHDTETQAILFIGVTEEINE from the coding sequence ATGATTAAAATGATTTTACTACTAATTATTAGTAGTCTATTAGTTTCATGTGGTCAAATAAATTCAGAGTTAAAACCAACACTGTCTTTCACAAATGAGGATGTACATAACGAGGTTGTTACTAATACGAATGAATTTGCTTTTCAGCTATTAAAAAGCTTAAAGGAAAGAGACGAAAGTATTTTGATTTCACCATTTAGTATTTCATTAGCATTAGCTATGACGGTTAATGGTGCAGATGGTGATACAAAAACGGCAATGATTGAGGCAATGCAACAAACTAGTGTTCCTTTAGAAGAAATTAACCAATCGTTCCAAGCATTAATGAACATCATGACAAATGCTGATCCGAAAGTACAACTTTCAATTGCGAACTCACTGTGGGGTCGAGAGGATAAGAATTTCTATGAGGACTTTGTAGCTACGAATAAGGATTTTTATGATGCCAAGTTAACTTTACTCGATTTCCAGGCAGCAGATGCAGTAGAGACAATAAACAAGTGGGTTAACCAAGAAACGAGTGGGAAAATAGAAAAAATTATTGAGGACCCAATCGACCATGATACAGTTTTATTTTTAGTAAATGCAATCTATTTTAAAGGAGATTGGAAACTACCATTCAGTAAAAATCGTACAGTTGATAAACCATTCTTTACAAAGGATGGTAAGCAGCAAACGGTTAAGATGATGTCAAATGAGGGTGCTTTTCAATACTTCGATAAAAACGGTCTTCAGGGAATACGCCTTCCATATGGTGATGGAAGGTTCGCCATGGATTTGTTTTTACCAACTCAATCGATGGATCAATTCTTAGAAAACACCACAAAGGACGAATGGTTAAAGTGGATGACAAGTTTTCAAACGATGAATGGTTATTTGGAAATGCCACGTTTTTCGCTTGAATATGAAAATAGTTTAGTAGAAGTCTTAAAGACCTTTGGTATGGAAGTTGCATTCGATGAACACAAGGCGAATTTAAGCAAAATCGCACCAGTACCTCCAAACCTATACATTAGTGAGGTTCTTCATAAGACCTTTATTGATGTAAATGAAGAAGGGGCTGAGGCTGCCGCAGTGACATCTGTTGAAGTGAAAGAGGAGTCTGCCCCGATGTACGATTTTTATATGGAAGTTAATCGACCATTTTTATATGTTATACACGATACTGAGACTCAGGCCATATTATTTATTGGAGTTACAGAAGAAATAAACGAATAA
- a CDS encoding DUF6612 family protein has protein sequence MFKSLKVFAVSLIFLLMLAACNEEVATNLTDAEEILKQSLEAMEGLNSYSMKMETEQTMTINDMETINLTMGIDADMTLEPMAFYQKLSMESDMEMMGKYETEMYLVGDQIFMFEPMMNEWMELPLELVGDIGALSEMQISPDQQLLLLRSFLDDIELSENGNEYVLKLTGEGSEFMEIAQFFGGAGNELEAMFELFSELQLNKIEYEIFIDKETLYQTKLNMTMDLTMEMEGEKIHTFQSIRATISGYNEIGEIKLPDEVVVN, from the coding sequence ATGTTTAAAAGTTTGAAAGTATTTGCGGTTTCTTTAATCTTTCTGTTAATGTTAGCTGCATGTAATGAGGAAGTTGCTACGAATTTAACGGATGCTGAAGAAATTCTTAAGCAATCGTTAGAGGCAATGGAAGGATTAAATAGTTATTCAATGAAGATGGAAACTGAACAAACAATGACCATTAACGATATGGAAACTATTAATCTAACTATGGGCATTGACGCAGATATGACGTTAGAACCAATGGCGTTTTATCAAAAGCTTTCAATGGAAAGTGATATGGAAATGATGGGCAAATATGAAACGGAAATGTATTTGGTTGGAGATCAAATTTTTATGTTTGAACCAATGATGAATGAGTGGATGGAGCTTCCACTTGAGTTAGTTGGAGATATTGGTGCTTTATCGGAAATGCAGATCAGCCCTGATCAACAGTTATTATTATTACGAAGCTTTTTGGATGATATTGAGCTATCAGAGAATGGGAATGAATATGTGTTAAAACTTACGGGTGAGGGTTCAGAATTCATGGAAATAGCGCAATTCTTTGGTGGTGCAGGAAATGAGCTTGAAGCGATGTTTGAACTTTTTTCAGAGCTTCAGTTAAATAAAATAGAGTATGAAATTTTTATTGATAAAGAGACGCTCTATCAAACTAAACTTAACATGACAATGGATCTCACAATGGAAATGGAAGGTGAGAAGATCCATACTTTCCAATCAATAAGAGCAACCATTAGTGGTTATAATGAGATCGGAGAAATTAAGCTACCTGACGAAGTAGTTGTTAACTAA
- a CDS encoding radical SAM/SPASM domain-containing protein gives MYIPSRFNVVTETEAKELLIYNSYTGAIALFDIEEAEVVRKVLANILDIDGVLEEQLVTHGFLVSNEVDEKARATFLHQSLHRNDSLHLVILPTEACNFRCTYCYENFPRGKMTESAIEGLKSYIQKQGKSLNQLTVSWFGGEPLLAADVVNELSTVFLEVANRHKINYSAEIATNGYLLTKELFQQMLANGIRQFMITIDGQADDHNKKRKLANGEATFQQIIDNLSDIKEIEGDFEITLRTNFDEENLKRIPEFILGLKELFGDDPRFKPFFRPVSRWGGTNDECLAICDQRTVDQKIWEFSERAIDAGLSMSSLITATLQPTASVCYAAKPNSFIVASNGSLHKCTLAFDDEDNQLGNLNRDGTLQIDYDKLAKWTTSGEETDENCQSCFFRPACQGNHCPYYRKTTGDRPCSHEKRNIKKVLRLIAKENVKCKM, from the coding sequence TTGTATATACCATCAAGGTTTAATGTGGTTACTGAAACAGAAGCAAAAGAGTTACTTATTTACAATAGCTACACAGGTGCTATTGCACTATTTGATATAGAAGAAGCTGAAGTAGTGAGGAAGGTTTTGGCCAACATCTTAGACATTGACGGCGTCTTAGAAGAACAATTAGTCACTCATGGATTTCTAGTCAGCAATGAGGTTGATGAAAAAGCAAGGGCAACCTTTTTACATCAATCACTGCATCGAAATGATTCCCTCCATTTAGTTATTTTGCCGACAGAAGCCTGTAATTTTCGTTGTACATATTGTTATGAGAATTTTCCAAGGGGAAAAATGACGGAGAGTGCAATAGAAGGTCTTAAATCCTATATTCAGAAGCAAGGAAAGTCATTAAATCAACTAACAGTAAGCTGGTTTGGTGGAGAGCCGCTTTTAGCAGCTGACGTGGTTAATGAGCTTTCAACTGTCTTTTTAGAGGTGGCAAACCGCCATAAGATAAATTATTCTGCAGAGATTGCGACAAATGGGTATTTATTGACAAAGGAATTATTTCAACAAATGCTTGCCAATGGGATCCGTCAATTCATGATTACGATCGACGGACAAGCAGATGACCATAATAAAAAGCGAAAGCTAGCCAACGGGGAAGCAACGTTTCAGCAGATTATCGATAACCTTAGTGACATTAAAGAAATCGAAGGAGATTTTGAAATCACACTTCGAACAAATTTTGATGAAGAAAATTTAAAGAGGATTCCAGAGTTCATCTTAGGCTTGAAAGAATTATTTGGTGATGACCCGCGTTTTAAACCATTTTTCCGTCCAGTTTCGCGTTGGGGTGGAACTAATGATGAGTGCCTAGCAATCTGTGATCAACGAACAGTAGATCAGAAGATTTGGGAGTTTAGTGAGAGAGCAATCGATGCCGGATTATCTATGAGTTCTCTGATCACTGCGACCTTACAGCCAACCGCCTCAGTTTGCTACGCAGCAAAACCAAATTCATTTATTGTAGCGAGCAATGGTAGCCTTCATAAGTGTACATTGGCATTTGATGATGAGGACAACCAACTCGGTAATCTTAATCGGGATGGTACACTTCAGATTGATTACGATAAATTAGCGAAATGGACAACATCAGGAGAAGAAACTGATGAAAATTGTCAATCTTGTTTCTTTCGCCCTGCTTGTCAAGGTAACCATTGTCCATACTATCGCAAAACAACAGGAGACCGGCCATGTTCTCATGAAAAGCGCAATATTAAGAAGGTACTTCGGTTAATTGCGAAGGAAAATGTAAAGTGTAAAATGTAG
- a CDS encoding EAL and HDOD domain-containing protein: MDIFVARQPILTKEENVIGYELLYRNSEQNYFSEIDGDVATTDVLLNSFLGIGNEQLSSGKKLFINFTRNLLLKKVPTLFSPEKIIIEVLEDIEGDEEIIAKIAELKKLGYTIALDDYLLKESNINLLPYADIIKIDFLTTTKKQRQSIGKIAKLYKAKLLAEKIETREDFEVALEEGFEYFQGYFFSKPMVVSTTDIPFQAYGHFKILKELNKPEPDIDKIVSLIEYDLSLSYKILKIVNTLAYYTKVKITSIKQAIIILGLNELVRWFTIISLKEQQSKTPLAKEILAQSLIRGKFAEQFGSKLFGDRRKAECFMLGMFSLLDAILQRPMENVLETLPLSDAVKNALVKETSELRVIIEVIEAIEKADWEKLNAHLEGSSPTEIASYYEKSISWTNEIIDNLNE; encoded by the coding sequence ATGGATATTTTCGTTGCTAGGCAACCGATTTTAACGAAAGAGGAAAACGTAATCGGCTATGAACTTCTATACCGCAACAGTGAACAAAACTATTTTAGCGAAATAGATGGTGATGTAGCTACAACCGACGTGTTATTAAATAGTTTCTTAGGTATAGGTAATGAACAACTATCTAGTGGAAAGAAGCTCTTTATTAATTTCACTAGAAACCTGCTATTAAAAAAAGTCCCAACCTTATTTTCACCAGAGAAGATTATTATTGAAGTGTTGGAAGATATTGAAGGTGACGAGGAAATAATCGCTAAAATAGCTGAACTTAAGAAACTTGGTTATACAATTGCACTAGATGATTATCTTCTAAAAGAATCTAACATCAACTTGCTTCCTTACGCCGACATCATCAAAATTGATTTTCTCACGACAACTAAGAAACAACGGCAATCTATTGGTAAAATTGCGAAGTTATACAAAGCTAAGTTGTTGGCTGAAAAAATTGAAACAAGGGAAGATTTTGAGGTAGCACTTGAAGAGGGTTTTGAATACTTTCAAGGATATTTCTTTAGTAAACCAATGGTTGTATCGACTACGGATATCCCGTTTCAAGCTTATGGGCATTTCAAAATATTAAAAGAACTAAATAAACCTGAACCAGACATTGATAAAATAGTTTCTTTAATAGAATACGACCTTTCACTGTCGTACAAAATCTTGAAAATCGTCAATACATTAGCCTATTACACGAAGGTGAAAATCACCTCTATTAAACAAGCAATTATCATTTTAGGCTTAAATGAATTAGTTCGTTGGTTTACTATTATCTCGTTAAAGGAGCAACAATCGAAAACACCATTAGCCAAAGAAATCCTGGCTCAATCACTTATTCGTGGGAAGTTTGCGGAGCAATTTGGTTCAAAGCTTTTCGGTGATCGTCGAAAAGCTGAATGTTTTATGTTAGGAATGTTTTCGCTACTTGATGCAATTTTACAAAGGCCAATGGAAAATGTTTTAGAGACTCTTCCTTTATCAGATGCAGTAAAAAATGCATTAGTAAAAGAGACTAGTGAATTACGAGTAATTATCGAGGTTATCGAAGCGATTGAGAAAGCTGATTGGGAAAAACTTAACGCTCATTTAGAAGGTAGCTCTCCGACAGAAATAGCATCTTACTACGAAAAGTCGATTAGTTGGACCAATGAAATTATTGATAACTTAAATGAATAA
- a CDS encoding PLD nuclease N-terminal domain-containing protein has protein sequence MDLTINWALIAPIIVIQLILMIIALIDCVRIEKTNGSKVMWIFIIILFSMIGPIAYFLFGRRAD, from the coding sequence ATGGATTTAACCATTAACTGGGCATTGATTGCCCCAATTATTGTCATTCAGCTTATATTAATGATTATTGCTCTTATCGATTGTGTGAGAATTGAAAAGACGAATGGATCAAAAGTCATGTGGATCTTTATTATTATCCTTTTTAGCATGATTGGACCAATAGCTTACTTCTTGTTCGGAAGGAGGGCAGATTGA
- a CDS encoding ABC transporter ATP-binding protein, whose protein sequence is MALVTITGLTKKFKSNVAVNHLDLELQKGICTALLGPNGAGKTTTLSMLAGIMKQTAGSISFSGASSEDFRQYIGYLPQYPVFYGWMTGKEYLQYVGQLASLSKKEASMKADELLELVGIAEAKKRKISGYSGGMKQRLGIAQALINDPLLLILDEPVSALDPIGRREVLTLMKKLKEKTTILFSTHVLHDAEEICDYIYIIKQGEMAIKGTLEELQTEHQQPTIYIEGEKELEDWISTIEQYPFVSEIVSNSSKSLTITVTDVDTARRELLTYFGNVNVPIRKFELVRTSLEDLFLKVAKK, encoded by the coding sequence ATGGCATTAGTAACGATTACTGGCTTAACGAAAAAATTTAAAAGTAACGTTGCCGTAAACCACTTGGACCTAGAATTGCAAAAAGGCATTTGTACGGCTTTATTAGGACCAAACGGTGCGGGGAAAACAACTACATTAAGTATGTTAGCTGGAATTATGAAACAAACTGCTGGATCAATTTCTTTTTCTGGGGCATCTAGTGAAGATTTCCGTCAGTACATTGGCTATTTGCCACAATATCCAGTTTTCTATGGTTGGATGACAGGGAAGGAATACTTACAATATGTAGGTCAACTAGCATCATTATCTAAAAAAGAAGCGTCAATGAAGGCTGATGAATTATTAGAACTTGTTGGAATAGCAGAGGCAAAAAAACGAAAAATAAGTGGATATTCTGGTGGTATGAAACAACGTCTAGGGATTGCCCAAGCGTTAATTAATGATCCACTCCTACTCATTCTAGATGAACCAGTGTCAGCGCTAGATCCAATTGGGCGTAGAGAAGTACTGACCTTGATGAAGAAGTTAAAAGAGAAAACAACCATTTTGTTTTCGACTCATGTTCTTCACGATGCCGAAGAGATTTGTGATTATATCTATATCATTAAGCAGGGCGAAATGGCTATTAAGGGAACGCTAGAAGAATTGCAAACAGAACACCAGCAGCCAACGATCTATATTGAAGGAGAAAAGGAATTAGAGGATTGGATTTCGACGATAGAACAATACCCTTTTGTTTCTGAGATAGTATCGAATTCATCTAAATCATTAACGATAACAGTCACAGATGTGGATACTGCAAGAAGAGAACTCTTAACCTATTTTGGAAATGTAAATGTTCCAATTCGGAAGTTCGAGCTTGTTAGAACCTCTTTAGAGGATCTTTTCTTAAAGGTGGCGAAAAAATGA
- a CDS encoding ABC transporter permease, translated as MKMKQWLILFSKEQKEMLKNFKWIWVPLVFLILGMMQPITSYYLPELLEKLGGLPEGAVFEIPVPTAPEVLMATLGQFSQIGILILVLATMGVVSSERSSGSYVMILVKPVSFTSYITAKWASISLFAIASFFLGYLFSGYYTYILMGEFVVVDMLVAAGVYAIWLTFIMTLVLLFSSIMKSIGAIAFLTLGTTMLLSIITSLFSKVMYWSPARLSTHSNSILLTSSGADHFWLNLAVTISLIVILLLVTIQLFKKKELVS; from the coding sequence ATGAAAATGAAACAGTGGTTAATTCTATTCTCAAAAGAACAAAAGGAAATGTTGAAAAATTTCAAATGGATCTGGGTACCACTCGTCTTTTTGATATTAGGTATGATGCAACCAATTACCTCTTACTATCTTCCTGAACTACTTGAAAAATTGGGAGGTTTACCTGAAGGTGCTGTATTTGAAATCCCTGTACCAACCGCTCCAGAAGTATTAATGGCTACCTTAGGACAGTTTTCTCAAATAGGTATTTTAATTTTAGTACTAGCGACAATGGGGGTTGTTTCGAGTGAACGGAGCTCTGGCTCATATGTGATGATCCTAGTTAAGCCAGTTTCATTTACGTCCTATATCACAGCAAAATGGGCAAGTATCTCCCTGTTTGCGATCGCAAGCTTTTTTCTTGGCTATTTGTTTTCTGGTTACTACACGTACATACTAATGGGGGAATTTGTAGTGGTAGATATGCTAGTGGCAGCAGGTGTTTACGCAATTTGGCTCACATTTATCATGACTCTTGTCTTGTTGTTTAGTTCAATAATGAAGAGTATTGGGGCAATTGCATTCTTAACTCTAGGAACAACGATGCTTCTTTCAATCATAACTAGCCTCTTTAGTAAGGTGATGTACTGGAGCCCAGCTCGTTTATCGACTCATAGTAATTCAATCTTGCTAACAAGTAGTGGTGCTGACCATTTTTGGTTAAACCTAGCAGTAACAATTTCCCTCATAGTCATTCTTTTACTAGTAACTATTCAATTGTTTAAAAAGAAAGAGTTGGTTAGTTAG
- a CDS encoding DUF3006 domain-containing protein, which translates to MKGVIDRIVDSKWAVILVGEEEVEHNVPIDKLPADSREGSIVEVELLNGTIVNVINLPNETAIQQAQITDKMNLLKSRKRSNFKRN; encoded by the coding sequence GTGAAGGGTGTAATCGATCGAATTGTTGATAGCAAATGGGCAGTTATTCTAGTAGGAGAGGAAGAAGTTGAGCATAATGTGCCAATAGACAAGTTACCAGCAGATAGTAGAGAAGGTAGTATTGTCGAGGTTGAACTCTTAAATGGCACTATTGTTAATGTGATAAATTTACCGAATGAAACCGCTATTCAGCAGGCACAAATTACGGATAAAATGAATTTACTAAAATCACGAAAGCGAAGCAATTTTAAACGAAACTAA
- a CDS encoding S-ribosylhomocysteine lyase, translating into MPSVESFELDHNLVKAPFVRHCGTHKVGVDGVVNKFDLRFCQPNKQAMQPEAIHTLEHLLAINIRRFTEKYDHFDVIDVSPMGCQTGFYLIVSGAPAVNEVIDVMEAALTYSLSIEVVPAATEKECGQAKLHDLEGAKRLMKFWLNHDKETLRTVF; encoded by the coding sequence ATGCCTTCAGTAGAAAGTTTTGAATTAGATCATAATCTTGTGAAAGCTCCATTTGTGAGACATTGTGGGACCCATAAAGTTGGAGTTGATGGTGTTGTGAATAAGTTTGACCTACGCTTTTGTCAACCAAATAAACAAGCAATGCAACCTGAAGCAATACATACGCTTGAGCATTTACTTGCGATAAATATCCGACGTTTTACAGAAAAATACGATCATTTTGATGTTATTGATGTTTCCCCAATGGGGTGCCAAACTGGCTTTTATTTGATTGTGAGTGGAGCACCAGCTGTTAATGAGGTTATCGATGTTATGGAGGCTGCGCTTACATATAGCCTTTCAATAGAAGTAGTACCAGCCGCAACAGAAAAAGAGTGTGGTCAAGCAAAACTGCATGATTTAGAAGGAGCAAAGAGGTTAATGAAGTTTTGGCTTAATCATGACAAGGAAACACTTCGTACTGTTTTTTAG
- a CDS encoding electron transfer flavoprotein subunit beta/FixA family protein, whose product MHIVVCIKQVPDTKIIKVNPKTNTLDRSSAPAILNPYDAHAVEEAVRLRQQHGGKVTVLSMGPPQAVNAIKKCVEIGADEGILISDRAFAGADTLATSYALTKAIEKIQKQEPISLVLCGKHAIDGDTGQVGPGIARRMSIPPITNVIKIENVDVKEGKVEIRRKIENGYEIIQSQTPCLLTVEKEINEVSYSPMPNMIKAARYQPTVWMVKDLDDVDMNQLGMKGSPTIVGKMWPPAKSEGAKLIEGDAKSQVKQLVSVVLEKRELFEQKGGR is encoded by the coding sequence ATGCATATAGTCGTTTGTATTAAGCAAGTACCAGATACAAAGATTATTAAAGTTAACCCAAAAACGAACACGCTAGATCGTTCAAGTGCACCTGCTATCTTAAATCCTTATGATGCTCATGCAGTTGAAGAAGCGGTACGTTTGAGACAACAACACGGTGGAAAGGTTACAGTTCTTTCAATGGGACCACCTCAAGCTGTGAATGCGATAAAGAAGTGTGTTGAAATTGGTGCTGATGAAGGTATTCTTATTTCTGACAGGGCCTTTGCAGGAGCAGACACATTAGCAACAAGTTACGCTCTAACAAAGGCGATTGAAAAAATCCAAAAGCAAGAACCGATCTCTTTAGTTTTATGTGGAAAGCACGCAATTGATGGTGATACAGGTCAAGTAGGTCCTGGTATTGCACGTCGTATGTCCATTCCACCAATAACAAATGTTATTAAGATTGAGAATGTAGATGTTAAAGAAGGAAAGGTTGAAATTCGCCGTAAAATTGAAAACGGCTATGAAATTATTCAATCACAAACTCCTTGTTTACTAACAGTAGAAAAAGAGATAAACGAAGTCTCTTATTCACCTATGCCTAATATGATAAAAGCTGCTAGATACCAGCCAACGGTTTGGATGGTTAAAGATCTTGATGATGTTGATATGAATCAGCTTGGTATGAAAGGTTCTCCAACAATCGTAGGGAAAATGTGGCCACCTGCAAAAAGTGAAGGAGCAAAGCTAATTGAAGGCGATGCAAAGTCACAGGTAAAGCAACTTGTTTCAGTAGTTCTTGAAAAACGTGAGCTATTTGAACAGAAAGGTGGTAGGTAA
- a CDS encoding electron transfer flavoprotein subunit alpha/FixB family protein, which translates to MNIEEYKGVWVFIEQIEGNVVGVSLELLGAGRALADKLEVDLCGVLLGENVKEIPAELFEYGADKVYMIDDPILKDYRSETYMKAVGDLVRKYKPEIFLYGATANGKDLASAVATEVMTGLTADTTMLDIDLDKRLFEASRPAFGGNIMATILCKKHRPQMATVRSKVMKALEPQPGRTGEVIEETITLKEEDLRTKVLQIVRDTSKKVNLADAEIIVAAGKGVKDAKGFKLVCDLADVLNATVGASRDVVEAGLIGHAHQVGQTGETVTPKLYFAIGISGAVQHVVGMNNSETIVAINNDPEAQIFNAAHYGLVGDLFEIVPLLTEEFKAALKEVGGVKVHA; encoded by the coding sequence ATGAACATTGAAGAATACAAAGGCGTCTGGGTATTTATTGAACAAATTGAAGGTAATGTTGTTGGAGTTTCATTAGAATTACTTGGAGCGGGTCGTGCTTTAGCTGATAAGCTTGAGGTTGATCTTTGTGGAGTACTACTAGGTGAGAATGTGAAAGAAATTCCTGCAGAACTTTTTGAGTATGGCGCGGATAAGGTCTATATGATCGACGACCCAATTCTGAAAGATTACCGTTCTGAAACCTATATGAAGGCAGTAGGGGATCTTGTTCGAAAGTATAAGCCAGAAATTTTCTTATATGGTGCAACTGCTAACGGGAAAGATTTAGCTAGTGCGGTAGCGACAGAAGTTATGACCGGTCTTACTGCGGATACAACAATGCTTGATATTGATTTAGATAAGCGTTTATTTGAAGCAAGCCGCCCAGCATTTGGTGGAAACATCATGGCTACTATTCTTTGTAAAAAGCACCGTCCGCAAATGGCAACGGTTCGTTCGAAAGTAATGAAGGCGTTAGAGCCACAACCTGGTCGTACAGGTGAAGTGATTGAAGAAACAATTACGTTAAAAGAAGAAGACTTAAGAACAAAAGTTTTACAGATTGTTCGTGATACGAGCAAAAAGGTAAATTTAGCAGACGCTGAAATTATTGTTGCTGCAGGTAAGGGAGTAAAGGATGCAAAGGGCTTTAAGCTCGTTTGTGACTTAGCTGATGTTCTTAACGCAACAGTTGGTGCAAGTCGTGACGTTGTTGAAGCTGGACTAATTGGTCATGCTCATCAAGTTGGGCAAACTGGTGAAACAGTGACTCCGAAACTCTACTTTGCCATAGGTATTTCTGGAGCTGTTCAGCACGTTGTTGGAATGAATAACTCTGAAACGATCGTTGCCATTAACAACGACCCAGAAGCGCAAATTTTTAACGCTGCCCATTATGGATTAGTCGGTGATTTATTTGAAATCGTACCACTTCTAACAGAAGAGTTTAAAGCAGCATTAAAAGAAGTCGGAGGTGTCAAAGTCCATGCCTGA